One segment of Falco rusticolus isolate bFalRus1 chromosome 3, bFalRus1.pri, whole genome shotgun sequence DNA contains the following:
- the TCF24 gene encoding transcription factor 24 isoform X1 produces the protein MKLKAFITCFCPCCLVGPSQKQLLADTRELGSETPRRAAGLRTTGSGPSLPGKSPMDCGHLAERSEISGPGAEPSSLLPSAAGSNSCPPVVAGQRAGGPPGRPAAANAARERSRVQTLRHAFLELQKTLPSVPPDTKLSKLDVLLLATTYIAHLTRSLQDEEESPGEGLGTLRGDGYLHPVKVGELRSSCHLLSVKKYIGLRYLDESKVVMLAYLARVNT, from the exons ATGAAATTGAAAGCTTTCATAACTTGTTTTTGCCCTTGTTGTCTAGTTGGGCCATCACAGAAACAGCTGCTTGCTGACACGCGAGAGCTGGGATCTGAGACACCTCGAagggctgctgggctgaggaCAACAGGATCAG GACCCTCCCTGCCAGGGAAGTCACCGATGGACTGTGGACACTTAGCTGAGCGCAGCGAGATCTCCGGCCCAGGCGCAGAGCCCAGCTCCCTgttgccttctgctgctggtaGCAACTCCTGCCCGCCCGTGGTGGCTgggcagcgggctggggggcCTCCCGGGAGACCCGCTGCCGCTAATGCCGCTCGAGAGCGCAGCCGGGTTCAAACCCTGCGCCACGCTTTCCTCGAGCTGCAGAAGACTCTCCCCTCTGTGCCGCCCGACACCAAGCTCTCCAAGCTGGATGTACTCCTCCTGGCCACCACCTATATTGCACACCTCACTCGCAGCCTTCAGGATGAGGAAGAGTCACCAGGAGAGGGCTTGGGTACCCTGAGAGGGGATGGATACCTCCACCCTGTCAAGGTAGGagagctgaggagcagctgccacCTTCTTTCGGTGAAGAAGTACATTGGTCTTCGATACTTAGATGAATCTAAAGTTGTCATGCTTGCTTACCTTGCTAGAGTTAATACATGA
- the TCF24 gene encoding transcription factor 24 isoform X2, producing the protein MKLKAFITCFCPCCLVGPSQKQLLADTRELGSETPRRAAGLRTTGSGPSLPGKSPMDCGHLAERSEISGPGAEPSSLLPSAAGSNSCPPVVAGQRAGGPPGRPAAANAARERSRVQTLRHAFLELQKTLPSVPPDTKLSKLDVLLLATTYIAHLTRSLQDEEESPGEGLGTLRGDGYLHPVKKWPMRSRLYIGATGQFLTHSAQGDSANQGETSSTSQI; encoded by the exons ATGAAATTGAAAGCTTTCATAACTTGTTTTTGCCCTTGTTGTCTAGTTGGGCCATCACAGAAACAGCTGCTTGCTGACACGCGAGAGCTGGGATCTGAGACACCTCGAagggctgctgggctgaggaCAACAGGATCAG GACCCTCCCTGCCAGGGAAGTCACCGATGGACTGTGGACACTTAGCTGAGCGCAGCGAGATCTCCGGCCCAGGCGCAGAGCCCAGCTCCCTgttgccttctgctgctggtaGCAACTCCTGCCCGCCCGTGGTGGCTgggcagcgggctggggggcCTCCCGGGAGACCCGCTGCCGCTAATGCCGCTCGAGAGCGCAGCCGGGTTCAAACCCTGCGCCACGCTTTCCTCGAGCTGCAGAAGACTCTCCCCTCTGTGCCGCCCGACACCAAGCTCTCCAAGCTGGATGTACTCCTCCTGGCCACCACCTATATTGCACACCTCACTCGCAGCCTTCAGGATGAGGAAGAGTCACCAGGAGAGGGCTTGGGTACCCTGAGAGGGGATGGATACCTCCACCCTGTCAAG AAGTGGCCAATGCGTTCCAGGTTATACATCGGAGCTACAGGACAGTTTTTGACTCACTCGGCACAAGGAGACAGCGCAAACCAAGGAGAAACGTCATCAACTTCACAAATCTAA